One part of the Streptomyces ferrugineus genome encodes these proteins:
- a CDS encoding acyl-CoA dehydrogenase family protein: MRFLLDAEQRAFADSLDAMLTAADTPSVVREWSRGEHASGRALWSRIAEAGVFALAVPEAYEGLGPRPVELAVAFVELGRHAVPGPVVETVTAAALLGGLADPGPAKRLLPALAAGEAVATLAWTAPYALDGDAATTRLALTPDGLRLSPGHGPVRPSLDPARRLTPLEPGGELLSPDPPTAHALALARLTTAAQALGVGLALLDKTVGHVKGRSQFGVPIGSFQAVKHRLADAKIALEFARPLVLGAALTMAPADIAAAKVAAGEAAYATARTALQLHGAIGYTAELDLSLWLTKARALRSAWGGPDVCRAEVLLSGGDRRW; the protein is encoded by the coding sequence ATGAGGTTCCTCCTCGACGCCGAGCAGCGGGCCTTCGCCGACTCCCTGGACGCGATGCTGACGGCGGCGGACACACCGTCGGTCGTACGGGAGTGGAGCCGGGGCGAGCATGCGAGCGGCCGGGCGCTGTGGTCCCGTATCGCCGAGGCGGGCGTGTTCGCGCTGGCGGTCCCCGAGGCCTACGAGGGGCTGGGCCCGCGGCCCGTCGAACTCGCCGTCGCCTTTGTGGAGTTGGGCCGCCATGCGGTGCCGGGGCCCGTCGTGGAGACCGTCACGGCGGCCGCCCTGCTCGGCGGGCTGGCGGACCCCGGCCCGGCCAAGCGGCTGCTGCCGGCGCTGGCGGCGGGCGAGGCCGTGGCGACGCTGGCGTGGACGGCGCCGTACGCCCTGGACGGCGACGCGGCCACCACCCGCCTCGCGCTCACCCCCGACGGTCTGCGCCTCTCCCCCGGCCACGGCCCCGTGCGCCCCTCCCTGGATCCGGCCCGCCGCCTGACTCCTCTCGAACCCGGCGGTGAACTCCTCAGTCCCGACCCGCCCACCGCCCACGCCCTAGCCCTCGCCCGTCTCACCACCGCAGCCCAAGCCCTCGGCGTCGGGCTCGCCCTGCTCGACAAGACGGTCGGCCACGTCAAGGGGCGCAGCCAGTTCGGCGTCCCCATAGGCTCCTTCCAGGCCGTCAAGCATCGCCTGGCCGATGCGAAGATCGCCCTGGAGTTCGCCCGGCCCCTGGTCCTCGGCGCCGCGCTCACCATGGCGCCCGCGGACATTGCCGCCGCCAAGGTGGCCGCCGGTGAGGCCGCGTACGCCACCGCCCGCACCGCGCTGCAGTTGCACGGCGCGATCGGTTACACGGCGGAGCTCGACCTGTCGCTGTGGCTGACCAAGGCCCGCGCGCTGCGCTCCGCCTGGGGCGGCCCGGACGTGTGCCGGGCGGAGGTCCTGCTCAGTGGTGGTGATCGCCGCTGGTGA